Genomic window (Bacillus sp. (in: firmicutes)):
CCTCGGATACTAATAGAACGACACTTGCCCCCTGTGGAACATAATCTTGCTTCGCAATATTTAATATATTGGCCCCAATAATTTCTGTAACATGGCTCAAAATTTTTGTAAGCCTCTCCGCATTGTATTGTTCATCAATATAATTTATATAAGCTTCACGCTCCTCTTTTGTTTTTGTATAGCAAATATCGTACATATTGAAGCTCAATGATTTTGTGAGATTATTAAAACCATGTAATTCAACAACTTGCTTAGGTGTAAGCTTCATTTTATAAAATCCCCTTTTTTCTTGTTCTTATTTTATGGTTGTTTAAATAGAACAATAATATACAGTTTTGCAGGGTGTTTTTGTGTACAGGTGTTCATTAATAATTTATAATGTGGTAAACAACACTAATGACTTAATTTAATATTATAGAAATTATTGAAAATACCTCTGAGGAGACTCTATATGAGTAGAAATACAGAAATTCGTACAACAATCATATTATTAATAGGAATAATTGTAGCTGTAGCTGCAGCATTTTTAAATCCGGTCTTCGATATCATTCTACCTGAAAAAGACTTTTTGATACATGTAATCTTAGAAATCATTAGTATCTCTGTTGCAATCGCAATAGCGATACAGTTATGGATGGTTTTTCCACATACGCTATCAAAACATCGTTTAATATTAGGTGCGCTATTTTTAACGGTTGGTTTATTTGATTTTTTTCATGTACTTGCATATAAAGAAATGCCTTATTCAGGCGGTATGTCTAGCCAAGATGAACACTGGTTTTGGTTGATTTCAAGACTAACATTGGCAATAGGGTCAGTTATTTTATTTAGTCAAAGTGATTCTCAAATGAAGAAGAACAGCCGTACCTATATTTTTCTCATTGTGGCTATTTATGTTGCTGTAGTCGCTTTTGTCATTTTCAATAGTTCCAATAATTTACCGATTTTAATAGATGCAAATGGTCAAACAACGCTAAAAATACTACTTGAATTCCTTATTATTAGCACATTTGTTGGGACAATCGCTATATTATTTAATCTATATCGGAAAACAAAGAATGAATCCCACTTAGTGCTGATTGTCGCTTTCAGCTTTACTTTATTATGTGAATTAGTTTTAACTTTGAATATAAATAGCAGTTTTCCACAGAGCGTGATTGGCCATCTTTTTAAAATATCAAGTTATTACTTTTGTATGAAAGGAATTTATGCTGCGGCAATTGAGGAACCATTTTCGAAGCAAAAAGAAGCGCAAATCGCACTGCAAGAAAGCGAAATTAAGCTGGAAGCATTTGTTAAGAAAATAAACTATCTTGCCTATCATGATGAGTTAACAGGATTACCGAATCGAAATTACCTTTTGAACTGTTTAGAGGAAAATATAAAAAAAATGGGGAGTTCAGGAGATAAATTCGCGCTTGTTTCGATTAACTTAAATCGCTTCAAAAATGTTAATGATACATTAGGAAATGAAATGGGCGATTTGTTTCTAAGGACGGCTGCAGAAAGATTAAAAGAATTTAAAACCAACAATGTGGTTGTATCGAGGATGGTTGCTGACGAATTCATCCTTTTTATTCCTAATAAGGAAAATATCGAAGAACTCATTCGCCTTGCATACTTAATCCATAAACGGATTGAAGAACCGATGATTGCAAAAGGTTTTAAATTTCATATTACCTCCTCAATCGGGATTACATTATTTAGCGAAAATATTGAAGATACGAGTCAAATTATTAAACAAGTGCAGCTAGCCATGCATGAAGCCAAGAAAAATGGTCAATCTGTGATGGTCTACCATCCTGATATGAATAAAGAGCTTTTTGATAATCTTCTTTTGGAAAATGATTTAAGGCAAGCACTAAATCGCAATGAATTAATTTTGCACTATCAGCCGCAAGTAAATATAGAAACTGGTGAAATTATTGGAGTAGAGGCGTTAATCCGCTGGAATCATCATAAAAAAGGAATGATTTCGCCTGGCAAGTTTATCCCGCTAGCTGAGGAAACAGGTTTAATTATCCCAATTGGCAATTGGGTGATTGAAGAGGCCTGCAAACAATTGAAAAGCTGGCTTGATAAAGGGCTCACTCCGTTTCGATTATCAGTGAATCTTTCCTTGCGACAGTTATTTCAAGAGGATTTAGTAGAGACTGTTACAAAAGCTTTACAAAAATCGAAAATTAAACCAGAGTTTTTAGAGCTTGAGGTAACTGAAAGTATGGCTGGAAATACCGATCGAGTCATCACGATTCTTCAAAGCCTTAAAAAGTTAGGTGTGCGCATATCTGTTGATGATTTTGGTACAGGTTATAGTTCATTAAGTTATCTTTATTCATTTCCGATTGATCAATTAAAAATAGACCGATCATTTATTATGAATTTATTTACAGAGGAAAATAATAAAGTAATTGTAAGTACGATTATTTCGATGGGGCAAAATCTTGGGTTAGAGCTAATAGCGGAGGGTGTTGAAACAATAGAACAAATTGAATTCCTTCGAGCAAACAGATGTGTTGGAGTTCAAGGATTCCTCATAAGTCGCCCATTGCCAGCAGTAGAGCTTGAAAATTTGCTATCCGAAAAAACAATATTATTAGATAGGTGTACTAGTTAAGTCAGCATATTGCTGGCTTTATTTGCTTTCAAATTTAAAAATTGTACATGATAAAAGCCGTTAGTTGAATAATATTATCGTAATAACAAAAAAGGGGAGATTTTATGTTTACACCATACAAACATGAAGCGCTGACAGATTTTTCTGTTGAAAAAAACCGTAAGGCATTTGAGGCAGCATTAGAAAAAGTAAACACATTAATGGGTAAGGATTATGACTTAGTTATTAACGGTGAAAGAATCTCAACTACAGAAAAAATCATTTCCATTAATCCCACAAATAAAGAAGAAGTTGTCGGCTTTGTTTCGAAAGCCGATCGAGAGTTAGCAGAGAAAGCGATGCAGGCAGCATCTGAAGCATTTAAAAGTTGGAAAAATTGGGGTGCTGAAGCAAGAGCTGGGATTTTGTTCCGTGCTGCTGCGATTACGCGCCGCCGCAAGCATGAATTTTCTGCATTATTAGTGAAGGAGGCGGGAAAGCCGTGGAAGGAAGCGGATGCTGATACGGCGGAAGCGATTGATTTCATGGAATATTACGCACGCCAAATGATTGAACTAGCGAAAGGCAAACCGGTATTAAGCCGCGAAGGTGAGCGCAACCAATACATTTATCAACCATCAGGTGTAACCATCGTTATTCCCCCTTGGAACTTCGCATTTGCAATCATGGCTGGTACGACTGTTGCACCAATCGTAACAGGAAATACGGTCCTCCTAAAGCCTGCTAGTAATTCACCTGTTGTTGCTTCATGGTTTGTTGAGGTTTTAGAACAAGCGGGATTGCCGAAAGGTGTTGTCAACTATATCCCTGGAAGCGGGTCTGAGGTTGGTGATTATTTAGTTGATCATCCGAAAACAGCGTTAATAACGTTCACAGGTTCCCGTGATGTAGGACTTCGTATTTTTCGCCGTGCTGCTGTCGTTCAGCTAGGTCAGAAGCATTTGAAACGGGTAATAGCCGAAATGGGTGGGAAAGATACTGTAGTCGTTGACAAGGATTGCGATCTTGAATTAGCGGCACAATCAATTTTTTCTTCTGCTTTCGGTTTTGCTGGTCAAAAATGTTCTGCAGGCTCCAGGGCGGTTGTTCATGAAGATATATATGACCAAGTATTAAATCGTGTCATTGAAATAACGGAGCAACAAGTAGTTGGTAACCCGGAAAATTATGAAACGTATATGGGACCTGTCATTGACCAAAATTCTTTTGACAAAATAATGGAATACATTGAAATTGGCAAAAAAGAAGGGCGAATTGTAAGTGGCGGCAAAGGCGATGCTTCAAAAGGATTTTTCATTGAGCCAACGATTATTGCTGACCTTGATCCAAAGAGTGTAATCCAACAAGAAGAAATTTTTGGGCCAGTCGTTGGCTTTTCTAAGTTCAAGACTTTTGATGAAGGCCTTGAAATAGCTAACAACACTGAATATGGACTAACAGGTGCGCTTATTTCCAATAATCGTGAGCATATTGAGCGTGCCAAACGTGAATTTCATGTAGGGAACCTCTATTTTAACCGCAATTGCACAGGTGCGATTGTCGGGTATCAGCCATTTGGTGGCTTTAATATGTCAGGTACAGATTCGAAAGCAGGTGGACCAGACTATTTAGCCCTTCATATGCAAGCGAAAACAATTAGTGAAATGCTGTAAAAACATAGAGAGGGTGTCCCCAAAATATAAAACTTTTGGGACACCCTCGTTTATTACTTCCTAGAACGACTAAATCCTAGTTGCTATGGTCAAACTTATGAATTAAATCTTGCAGCTCAACAGCTAATGATTTGAGATTTGTTGAAATAGTAGACATTTGCTTCAGAGCATCTACTTGTTCTCTTGTAGAATGGGCAATGCTTTGCGTGCTTTCTGCATTTGTCGCAGCGATTTGTGCAACTCCATCAACAGATGCGGTTACTTCTTCTGAGCTTGCTGACATTTGTTCAGCAATGGAAGACATCTCCTCAATTTGGATTGCAACGGTTTCTGATGCTACTACAATATTTCTAAAAGTTATACCTGTATTGTGGACAATTTCAATTCCATTCTCCACATCTTTTGCCCCTATTTTCATAGCTTCTACCGCTTTGTCTGTATCATTTTGAATTTCTCTAATTAATTCTGTAATTTCTTTTGCGGAAATTCTTGACTGTTCCGCTAATTTTCTTACTTCATCAGCGACAACAGCGAACCCTTTGCCATGTTCACCTGCTCTAGCTGCTTCAATTGCAGCGTTAAGGGCAAGTAAATTTGTTTGCTCTGATATCGTTGTAATAACTTGTAAAATTTCATCAATTTGTTGCGATTTATTTACTAATAGACTAATTGTTGAGGAAAGATTTTGAACAGAATTATTAATTAAATTCATTTGCTCAACAGCATCCTCAATTGATTTTTCGCCGTTTCTCGCTTCATTTACGGTTGCTTTTGATTGTTCTGAAACAACATTAGCTGACTCAGCGACCCTTTGAATGCCGACTGCCATTTCATCCATAGCTGTAGCACTTTCTTTTGAAGAAAGTGATTGTTGTTCTGTTCCTTTAGCTACTTCTTCCATCTTTTCGGTAATGTGGTCACTTGCCAGAATTGTTTGCTCAACATTTGTTGCAAGGTTTTTTGAGGTTTCAACAACATTGTTTGCTGTTAATTTTAAATTATTTAAAACCTCTACTAACTGCTGCTCGCGTTCAGCTTTTTCTTTTATTAGTTTACTTGTACTTCGTTTTTTCGCTACAATTTGAAGGATTGTTGCAGCACTTGTAAAGATTAAGTAAATGGCATGAATCATTAATAAGCCAAAGGAATAATCGCTTGTCCCGCAAAGAAGCTCAGGGGCTACGAAAAATCCAAGGAAATGTTGGACTGCAAAGATGATTGTACTAATGATGATGAGATTAACAGCTTCATAATAAGCGATAATGGCTAAAACCATAAAAATTGAAAAATGATACTCAACCATACCATTTCCACCAGCGATAATGGAAATACTACTAAATGTTAATGTGAGCATGTTTAATAGTGGCAAATGTTTTTGTAGTACAGGAACCTTTGCGTGAATGATAAAACTAATGGTTAATAAAATAATGGGAAGTAAAAATAAAATATTTAACAATAATACTAAATTAGCTGGGATTCCATTCATATTATTCAATACAAGATAATCTTCAAATATATTAAATGACCGATGGAGAACATGAGTAAGGATTGATAAAAGGACAATACCTAATGAAAAAAGCAGCATAAGTTGGTTTTTCTGCTTGTCAGCCATATTAAAACATCCTTCCTAATATTTTTTATGTGATGAAAGTATATCATAGATATAGTAATAGGATTTACAAGAATTAGCAATAATTTTGTACATTTCAGGGGGGTCAAATAGTTGTTTTTTTGTAATAAAAAGAAAATTGAAAAATTCAATCGATTCATGTAAAATTATTGATACACTTGGTTAAATTTGGTTTTGAATGGGGGGCCTTTATGACAATTCGAATCATTATTACGGATGACCATGCCATCGTTAGAACAGGTATAGAAATGATGGTGAACTTGCAGGAGGATATGGAGGTTATTGATACTGCGTGTGATGGGAGTGAAGCATTTCAAAAGGCAATTCAGTTGAAACCTGATATTGTGATTATGGATTTAAACATGGCGCCTGGGGAGAATGGTTTAATAGCAACGAAAAAATTAAAAGAAGCCAATCCTGATATTAAAGTATTAATTTTAACGATGCATGATGATCGGGAATACATATTCCGGGTTTTGCAGGCTGGTGCTTCAGGCTATATTTTAAAGAGTGCAGAGGATATGGATTTAATTAATGCTATTCGTACGGTACAAAGAGGAGAAGCATACCTTTATCCAAAGGCACAAAAGCTGTTAATTGAGGATTAT
Coding sequences:
- a CDS encoding EAL domain-containing protein yields the protein MSRNTEIRTTIILLIGIIVAVAAAFLNPVFDIILPEKDFLIHVILEIISISVAIAIAIQLWMVFPHTLSKHRLILGALFLTVGLFDFFHVLAYKEMPYSGGMSSQDEHWFWLISRLTLAIGSVILFSQSDSQMKKNSRTYIFLIVAIYVAVVAFVIFNSSNNLPILIDANGQTTLKILLEFLIISTFVGTIAILFNLYRKTKNESHLVLIVAFSFTLLCELVLTLNINSSFPQSVIGHLFKISSYYFCMKGIYAAAIEEPFSKQKEAQIALQESEIKLEAFVKKINYLAYHDELTGLPNRNYLLNCLEENIKKMGSSGDKFALVSINLNRFKNVNDTLGNEMGDLFLRTAAERLKEFKTNNVVVSRMVADEFILFIPNKENIEELIRLAYLIHKRIEEPMIAKGFKFHITSSIGITLFSENIEDTSQIIKQVQLAMHEAKKNGQSVMVYHPDMNKELFDNLLLENDLRQALNRNELILHYQPQVNIETGEIIGVEALIRWNHHKKGMISPGKFIPLAEETGLIIPIGNWVIEEACKQLKSWLDKGLTPFRLSVNLSLRQLFQEDLVETVTKALQKSKIKPEFLELEVTESMAGNTDRVITILQSLKKLGVRISVDDFGTGYSSLSYLYSFPIDQLKIDRSFIMNLFTEENNKVIVSTIISMGQNLGLELIAEGVETIEQIEFLRANRCVGVQGFLISRPLPAVELENLLSEKTILLDRCTS
- the pruA gene encoding L-glutamate gamma-semialdehyde dehydrogenase, with the translated sequence MFTPYKHEALTDFSVEKNRKAFEAALEKVNTLMGKDYDLVINGERISTTEKIISINPTNKEEVVGFVSKADRELAEKAMQAASEAFKSWKNWGAEARAGILFRAAAITRRRKHEFSALLVKEAGKPWKEADADTAEAIDFMEYYARQMIELAKGKPVLSREGERNQYIYQPSGVTIVIPPWNFAFAIMAGTTVAPIVTGNTVLLKPASNSPVVASWFVEVLEQAGLPKGVVNYIPGSGSEVGDYLVDHPKTALITFTGSRDVGLRIFRRAAVVQLGQKHLKRVIAEMGGKDTVVVDKDCDLELAAQSIFSSAFGFAGQKCSAGSRAVVHEDIYDQVLNRVIEITEQQVVGNPENYETYMGPVIDQNSFDKIMEYIEIGKKEGRIVSGGKGDASKGFFIEPTIIADLDPKSVIQQEEIFGPVVGFSKFKTFDEGLEIANNTEYGLTGALISNNREHIERAKREFHVGNLYFNRNCTGAIVGYQPFGGFNMSGTDSKAGGPDYLALHMQAKTISEML
- a CDS encoding methyl-accepting chemotaxis protein, with protein sequence MADKQKNQLMLLFSLGIVLLSILTHVLHRSFNIFEDYLVLNNMNGIPANLVLLLNILFLLPIILLTISFIIHAKVPVLQKHLPLLNMLTLTFSSISIIAGGNGMVEYHFSIFMVLAIIAYYEAVNLIIISTIIFAVQHFLGFFVAPELLCGTSDYSFGLLMIHAIYLIFTSAATILQIVAKKRSTSKLIKEKAEREQQLVEVLNNLKLTANNVVETSKNLATNVEQTILASDHITEKMEEVAKGTEQQSLSSKESATAMDEMAVGIQRVAESANVVSEQSKATVNEARNGEKSIEDAVEQMNLINNSVQNLSSTISLLVNKSQQIDEILQVITTISEQTNLLALNAAIEAARAGEHGKGFAVVADEVRKLAEQSRISAKEITELIREIQNDTDKAVEAMKIGAKDVENGIEIVHNTGITFRNIVVASETVAIQIEEMSSIAEQMSASSEEVTASVDGVAQIAATNAESTQSIAHSTREQVDALKQMSTISTNLKSLAVELQDLIHKFDHSN
- a CDS encoding response regulator transcription factor, which translates into the protein MTIRIIITDDHAIVRTGIEMMVNLQEDMEVIDTACDGSEAFQKAIQLKPDIVIMDLNMAPGENGLIATKKLKEANPDIKVLILTMHDDREYIFRVLQAGASGYILKSAEDMDLINAIRTVQRGEAYLYPKAQKLLIEDYMERIANEGEDDIFQQLSIREQEVLEYIAKGYTNKEIADMLYLSVKTIESHKSKIMEKLQLRTRPELVRYALKQGLLDFE